The Tardiphaga alba genome includes a window with the following:
- the ispH gene encoding 4-hydroxy-3-methylbut-2-enyl diphosphate reductase: MTKPALKIVLCSPRGFCAGVVRAIDTVERALAIHGAPVYVRHEIVHNKYVVDSLKTKGAIFVEELAEIPDNTTAPVVFSAHGVPKSVPEDARQRNFFSLDATCPLVTKVHREAAIHFKRGREILLIGHSHHPEVVGTVGQLPPGAVELIETAEDAQTFQPKNPDNLAFVTQTTLSIDDTAEIVAVLKERFPNINGPHKEDICYATTNRQLAVKKVAPVVDALIVVGAPNSSNSQRLREVAEREGCRVSVLAQRASDLDWGMFEGITSLGITAGASAPEVIVEEIMDAFAQRYTLNVETVSAAEENEFFPLPRSLRPEAAA, translated from the coding sequence ATGACCAAACCCGCCCTGAAAATCGTTCTTTGTTCGCCGCGCGGCTTCTGTGCCGGCGTGGTCCGGGCAATCGATACGGTCGAACGCGCATTGGCCATCCACGGCGCGCCGGTCTATGTCCGCCACGAGATCGTCCATAACAAATATGTCGTGGACAGCCTGAAGACCAAGGGCGCGATCTTTGTCGAAGAACTCGCTGAGATTCCGGATAATACTACCGCTCCGGTCGTGTTCTCCGCCCATGGCGTGCCGAAGTCGGTTCCCGAGGATGCGCGCCAGCGCAATTTCTTCTCGCTGGATGCGACCTGCCCGCTGGTGACCAAGGTGCACCGCGAGGCCGCGATCCACTTCAAGCGCGGCCGCGAAATCCTGCTGATCGGTCATTCGCATCACCCGGAAGTGGTCGGCACTGTCGGCCAGCTGCCGCCGGGCGCTGTCGAACTGATCGAGACCGCCGAGGATGCCCAGACCTTCCAGCCGAAGAATCCGGACAACCTGGCCTTCGTGACCCAGACCACGCTGTCGATCGACGACACCGCGGAAATCGTGGCCGTGCTCAAGGAGCGCTTCCCGAATATCAACGGCCCGCACAAGGAAGACATCTGCTACGCAACCACCAACCGCCAGCTCGCGGTAAAGAAGGTAGCGCCGGTGGTGGACGCCTTGATCGTGGTCGGTGCACCGAACTCGTCGAACTCGCAGCGTCTGCGCGAAGTCGCCGAGCGCGAGGGCTGCCGCGTGTCGGTGCTGGCGCAGCGCGCCAGCGATCTCGACTGGGGCATGTTCGAAGGCATCACCAGCCTCGGCATCACCGCGGGCGCATCGGCGCCGGAAGTGATCGTCGAGGAAATCATGGATGCCTTCGCGCAGCGCTACACGCTGAATGTGGAGACGGTGTCTGCTGCGGAAGAAAACGAATTCTTCCCGCTGCCGCGCTCGCTGCGTCCCGAAGCCGCCGCGTGA
- a CDS encoding alkylphosphonate utilization protein translates to MDIKVRDSNGALLAEGDTVTLIKDLKLKGSSTVLKRGTMIKNIHLTDNEDEIEGRTDKVKGLVLRTEFLKKA, encoded by the coding sequence ATGGATATAAAGGTCAGGGATTCGAACGGCGCGCTGCTCGCTGAGGGCGACACCGTCACGCTCATCAAGGACCTGAAGCTGAAAGGCTCATCCACCGTGCTGAAGCGCGGGACGATGATCAAGAACATCCATCTCACCGACAATGAAGACGAAATCGAAGGCCGCACCGACAAGGTGAAGGGCCTGGTGCTGCGCACGGAGTTCTTGAAGAAGGCGTGA
- a CDS encoding OmpW/AlkL family protein, whose protein sequence is MKTIWTTMSLLLAATAITGISTTGHAADLAAKPVYKAVPAVDLWNPWMIRVRALAVVPEDGGSVHQVPGSSLKTSDQVVPEIDISYFFTPNLAAELILGVTKHHVTGDGALAGLDVGKAWLLPPTLTFQYHFTQFGAFKPYIGAGVNYTWFFSQSAGNTANAGVTVTNSSLKDTAAPVLQFGFDYMIDKHWGWNVDVKKMWMRPDWEGTLANGTAITGQVKLDPWLIGTGITYKF, encoded by the coding sequence ATGAAGACGATCTGGACCACGATGTCGCTGCTGCTGGCCGCGACGGCCATCACGGGCATTTCTACAACCGGCCACGCAGCCGATCTCGCCGCCAAGCCGGTCTACAAGGCAGTGCCGGCGGTGGATCTCTGGAATCCCTGGATGATCCGCGTGCGCGCGCTCGCTGTCGTTCCAGAAGATGGCGGCTCGGTCCATCAGGTTCCAGGTTCGAGCCTGAAGACCTCGGACCAGGTCGTTCCGGAAATCGACATCTCCTACTTCTTCACGCCGAACCTCGCCGCTGAACTCATCCTCGGCGTCACCAAGCATCACGTGACTGGCGACGGCGCACTGGCCGGTCTCGATGTCGGTAAGGCCTGGCTGCTGCCGCCGACCCTGACTTTCCAGTATCACTTCACCCAGTTCGGCGCTTTCAAGCCCTATATCGGCGCCGGTGTGAACTACACTTGGTTCTTCAGCCAGTCGGCCGGCAATACGGCGAATGCCGGTGTCACGGTGACCAACAGCTCGCTGAAGGACACGGCCGCGCCAGTCCTGCAGTTCGGTTTCGACTACATGATCGACAAGCATTGGGGCTGGAACGTGGACGTCAAGAAGATGTGGATGCGTCCGGACTGGGAAGGCACGCTTGCTAACGGCACGGCGATCACCGGTCAGGTCAAGCTCGATCCGTGGCTGATCGGCACCGGCATCACCTACAAGTTCTAA